One Aspergillus oryzae RIB40 DNA, chromosome 2 genomic window carries:
- a CDS encoding uncharacterized protein (predicted protein), whose translation MSAVTEPPVFDRETSLAAIPLLAIAAYNSVELFYWIFSFFRRYNGCYFWSLLVTAMGIIIFVTAVVLSLADMGPSALIKIAYSLGFLVMVTGSATVLYARLHLVTMDKTPEHVLCFIIFTTCTLHLPLTILYLVRAFIEFTTRPALESFSRKYEHFVIACSCARELVLSGIYLWVAFRNLKPILDAKGQEGCRVKSELIVMNAFVLASTVCLVVLDHTDHDAIKHGYGSMATSIKLKMEFAILNKLFRARCISTISQRCTTPPTTIPFESMTWNTLPIPINAYDLPTTNLLVTLPLLSGLSRALLMRSLVTVFFTAVQDIVTLRRVRAEAEGDPLGEEADNLPYVLSGRYRRARHGQFKLAYIIYNELKYLPGLCPVHSYAPCRVML comes from the exons ATGTCTGCGGTGACAGAGCCTCCGGTCTTTGACCGTGAAACTTCTCTGGCTGCCATTCCCCTCCTGGCTATTGCCGCCTACAACTCCGTGGAGCTGTTCTACTGGAtattcagcttcttcagacGCTACAATGGCTGCTATTTCTGGAGCCTCTTAGTGACCGCAATGGGGATCATCATATTCGTCACAGCTGTGGTGCTTTCGTTAGCGGACATGGGGCCTTCAGCCTTGATAAAAATCGCCTATAGTTTAGGGTTCCTCGTCATGGTCACAGGCAGCGCTACGGTTCTCTACGCTCGTCTTCACCTTGTTACCATGGACAAGACACCAGAACATGTCCTGTGTTTTATCATCTTTACCACCTGTACCCTACACCTCCCTCTAACTATTCTATACCTCGTTAGGGCGTTTATCGAATTTACCACAAGACCCGCCTTGGAGTCATTCTCCCGCAAATATGAGCACTTTGTTATAGCCTGTTCGTGTGCGCGCGAATTGGTCCTATCAGGCATCTATCTTTGGGTAGCATTCCGAAACCTCAAGCCTATTCTGGATGCCAAAGGCCAGGAGGGCTGCCGAGTGAAAAGCGAATTAATAGTCATGAATGCTTTTGTGCTCGCCTCGACTGTCTGCCTTGTGGTCCTGGATCATACCGATCATGATGCAATCAAACATGGCTACGGCTCCATGGCGACAAGTATTAAGCTGAAGATGGAATTTGCCATTCTGAATAAATTG TTCAGAGCCCGCTGCATCTCAACCATATCTCAACGCTGCACCACTCCACCGACGACTATCCCTTTCGAATCAATGACCTGGAACACCCTGCCGATACCGATCAATGCCTACGATCTACCAACGACAAATCTTCTGGTCACTTTGCCACTGTTGTCAGGCCTATCTCGTGCCCTCCTCATGCGCTCTCTAGTGACCGTCTTCTTTACAGCAGTCCAGGACATAGTAACACTGAGGCGAGTTCGAGCCGAGGCAGAAGGCGATCcccttggagaagaagccgatAACCTCCCTTATGTCCTCTCTGGTCGCTACCGGCGGGCTCGACACGGACAATTCAAACTGGCATATATTATCTATAATGAACTGAAGTACCTTCCCGGGCTGTGCCCAGTACATAGTTACGCTCCATGCCGTGTTATGCTATAG